The following are encoded in a window of Suncus etruscus isolate mSunEtr1 chromosome 16, mSunEtr1.pri.cur, whole genome shotgun sequence genomic DNA:
- the ATP5ME gene encoding ATP synthase subunit e, mitochondrial, producing the protein MVPPVQVSPLIKLGRYSALFLGVAYGAKRHSYLKPRAEEERRVAAEEKKKQDELKRIERELAEARDDSILK; encoded by the exons ATGGTGCCTCCCGTGCAGGTCTCCCCTCTCATCAAG CTCGGCCGCTACTCCGCCCTGTTCCTCGGGGTCGCCTATGGAGCCAAGCGCCACA GTTACCTGAAGCCGCGGGCCGAGGAGGAGAGAAGGGTGGCCGCCGAAGAGAAGAAGAAGCAGGATGAGCTCAAGCGCATCGAGCGCGAACTTGCCGAAG CCCGCGATGACAGCATCCTGAAGTGA